One genomic segment of Gymnogyps californianus isolate 813 chromosome 8, ASM1813914v2, whole genome shotgun sequence includes these proteins:
- the TMEM121 gene encoding transmembrane protein 121, with protein MVLPPPDKRHVCLTTIVIMTSMAFMDAYLVEQNQGPRKIGVCIIVLVGDICFLIVLRYVAVWVGAEVKTAKRGYAMILWFLYIFVLEIKLYFIFQNYKADKKNLETVARKALTLLLSICVPGLYLVLVALDSMEYIRTFRKKEDLRGRLFWVALDLLDILDIQANLWEPHRTGLPIWAEGLMFFYCYILLLILPCVSLSEISMQGEHIAPQKMMLYPVLSLVTINIVTIFIRAINMVLFQDSRVSTIFIGKNIIAIATKACTFLEYKRQVKEFPQNAIALELQQNSLSHNQTIHSAQGIPHEPSPTSEILDT; from the coding sequence ATGGTGCTGCCGCCGCCCGACAAGCGCCATGTCTGTCTGACCACCATCGTCATCATGACCAGCATGGCCTTCATGGACGCCTACCTGGTGGAGCAGAACCAGGGGCCCCGCAAGATCGGCGTCTGCATCATCGTGCTGGTGGGGGACATCTGCTTCCTCATCGTGCTGCGCTACGTGGCGGTGTGGGTGGGGGCGGAGGTGAAGACGGCCAAGCGGGGCTACGCCATGATCCTGTGGTTCCTCTACATCTTCGTGCTGGAGATCAAGCTGTATTTCATCTTTCAGAATTACAAAGCGGACAAGAAGAACCTGGAGACAGTGGCCAGGAAAGCCCTGACCCTGCTCCTCTCCATCTGTGTGCCGGGGCTCTACCTGGTGCTGGTGGCCTTGGACAGCATGGAGTACATACGGACCTTTCGGAAGAAAGAGGACTTGCGGGGGCGCCTCTTCTGGGTGGCCCTCGACCTGCTGGATATCTTGGACATCCAGGCCAACCTGTGGGAGCCACACAGGACTGGCCTGCCCATCTGGGCGGAGGGGCTCATGTTCTTCTACTGCTACATACTCCTCCTGATCCTGCCTTGCGTGTCCCTCAGTGAGATCAGCATGCAAGGGGAGCACATTGCCCCACAAAAAATGATGCTCTACCCCGTCCTCAGCCTGGTCACTATTAACATTGTCACCATCTTCATCCGGGCCATCAACATGGTCTTGTTCCAGGACAGCAGGGTCTCCACCATCTTTATCGGCAAGAACATCATCGCGATCGCCACCAAGGCGTGCACCTTTCTCGAGTACAAGCGGCAGGTGAAGGAGTTCCCCCAGAATGCCATCGCCCTGGAGCTCCAGCAGAACTCCCTCTCCCACAACCAGACCATACACAGCGCACAGGGCATCCCCCACGAGCCGTCGCCCACCAGCGAGATCCTCGACACATGA